GCTAAATTTAGCGAGGAGTAAAAgccataataataattaaaaaaaaaaaaaaacgttgaaTTTGCGAATACGTTACTGTTGAGTGTTGTCTAAAACAAATCGTCGGAGACAAAAATACATTACATATTTCTCTGTAATGGTTGATCAGACTTAATTTAAGATACAAGAAGCTTAAAACAATACAATGATTTCCGTACTACGTGAAAACATGGAGGACATTCGCATTGGAAAGATCGACGACTGTAAGTGTTTTGCTGATTTGTTGTTAACTTATGATTACTCTCCAAAGTCTAATTAGATAACTTAAATGCATGAGTATTTAACACAACAGGTGACACAGATATGCGAAAAACTGGTCAAGAAATGGATGTGATAAGGCAAAGGACTGTGGCGTACGAGTACCTTTGCCGGTTGGAGGAAGCCAAGACGTGGATGGAAGCATGTTTAAAAGAGAAACTACCGCCGACTACTGAATTTGAAGAAAATCTGCGCAACGGTGTATATTTAGCAAAACTGGGCAATTTTATTGCACCTGAATCACTCGCCTTGAAGAAAATTTATGACATTGATCAAAGGCGTTATAAGGTGAgaaatatcattttcatatgtatacagcgagctgcaaaagtgcatacttacCCGTTTTATGAATGGATTCCGTTTCTGCACAGCagtatatattttacattatgtaCTTGCAGCTCTGCAGAATGTAGTTTAAACAAATAACATTAGTAGAGTATCTGTGAAACAAAAATTATTAGACATTGAAAAACTGACTTCAATTATTGCCAACCAATCCTTCAATTTATTTCAGTTCCATTTAATTGTGAAATTCTTAGCCTCTTTTAATTCCATGTCACATATATTAATTGTGAAATTCTTAGCCTCTTTTAATTCCATGTCACatacactcggcgtcacggaaatcgcacacccacggatttttgtttcaagccgttataaaccttatgttgttgaaggtaaagtatgagtgtgtgggatcattttaaagagaatttaacccttcatttaaaaacaatgcaatagttactaaagagtaaaaaaaaaggcaccttttttaataagaaataaaaatcgtatattcatgcaaaaaaatcaacaaattaaaacacaataaaatcaacaaatatcggaatacaaatgcctaaaactaaacttaaaacctaGTGTTGCCTCCTCTGGCCTTAATGACTGCCTCCATGCGAGCCTTCATGGACCTCACGAGAGACACGACGTATTCTTGAGGAATAGCATCCCACTCTTCAATGACGGCATCTCGAAGCTGTTCCAGGGTCGCAGGTGCAGGATTACATGACCGCACCTTCCGCTTTAGCTGATCCCAAAGGTGCTCTATGGGATTCAGGTCCGGACTCCTTGCTGGCCACTGCATGACGGTGATCCCAACCTGATCAAGGTAGTCCCGAACAATCAACGCTGTGTGGGAGCGGGCGTTATCCTGCATGAATGTGAATCCAGGACCGACAAATTCGGCGTATGGAACCACATGGTCCTCCAGGATCTCTGTGATGTACCGATGAGCAGTCATGGATCCCTGGCCTCGACCACCACCAGTGCGGGAAACACAAACGAGCTCGGTTTTGCCGGCGAGGGAAATGCCACCCGAGAACATGCAGGATCCTCCTCCGTATCCGACGGTTTCTTCAAGACAGGCCTGTGAATAACGTTCCCCTTGCCTCCTGTACACTTTTCTGCGCCTATCGTTGCAGAACAGGCACACCCTGGTCTCATCGGAGAAGAGAACAGCCTTCCATTGGTCGACCGTCCAATCCTTGTGTTCGCGAGCAAACTCACGTCTGACTCGCCGATGCTCTGCCGTCAATTTGGGACCCGTAGCCGCTCTATGGGGCATGATCTTCTTCTCCCGCAACCTTCTTCTTACTGTAGAGACACTCACCACCGTTCTCCGAACTGCTTGCAGCTGTTGCTGCAGCTGGACAGCGTTGGAGAAACGGTTCCGCAAAGACGTCGACACAATAAAGCGGTCGTCTCTTTCGGAAGTGCAGCGTTGTCCTCCGGATCCAGGCTTCCTGGTGAAGCTTCTAGTCCTCTGGAATCGATGAACTGCTCGGAGAACTCGGAAACGGCTTATGTTGAGTTGCCGAGCAACCGCAGACTGCGTCATTCCTGATTCCACCAGGGCTACTGCTTGAGCTGCTTCTGCTTCCGTGGTATCCATTTTCTTGGGGTGTTTTCTTTCTCCAGCTGTTCCGGTGTGACCTCTGTGAACTCTGGATACCGAATGACCCATAttccacttttacccccccttttaAACCTATCCAAGGTAACGCAACTAGCGACCCTTACAACGCGTATTGTAGGTGTTCTTTCAGAACGCCGTAATTtcgtgattattattatttttcccaaaaatgctttactcatgttttaatgcttattaattgtgcttttaaatgatgtatatattgtgagggtataatacatatgataagagctatattcgcttaaaacaaaaatcggtgggtgtgcgatttccgtgacgccgagtgtataattttcaaaaacaatATTGAACACGGTGACATACCACTTTTGTTAGTTAGTGGCCAATTGTTAGATATAAATGTTCTTCAAAATCTACAGGTATTAATGGGTTGGCATGCACATTTAACGCCCTTGGAGTGGCAGGCTACACAGGCTATGGTGACCCTTACCATCGGGCAAGCCAAGCTTTGCTGTATGGTATAAAAATGTGTATAAAGCTAGCTGTGCCAGCTGCTCCTATTTGTGAATAACCCATGTCAGTCCTTTTCTTTCCCCTAAGAGGGAGGGGGATAACAGAAACACCAGGGATAATGAAAAAAGTCTTCATGTGTAAagtaaatttcatcaaaatcttaGGGAAATCTTAGTTATCTTTTGGCACTTAAACTACTGAACTCTCAGTAGTTTAGCTGCCAAGAGATTATCATTGTGGGCCCACCATACaaagtttttctttttaatttgaaccttgttgtATAGTAGATTAGGGTGACAttcgtttgttttagaaaacaatGAATCAAAAGAAATGTTACCTTTTGTAGTTTtttaaaggttcaaattagattgaaaaaaaaagagtgtccattgtaatgcacattgggccttacgaggttaAGCACATGAGAATTCTATAGTAAAACCAAATTTTGCATTGCAGGTCATGGGTTTGCAGTTTAAACATACAGACAATATTAACATGTTCCTGCAAGTTTTAAGGAAAACTGAACTTCCTGTTGTAAGTACTGATAGATAACCCTTATTGATAACCACTGTTTTACAGTTAATTCAATatagaatttaaaaaatgttgtaGTGACTGTTCTGTGACCTCTAACCCTGGGAGCCCTGGGAGGAACCTTATTGGGATTTGGCTGATTTATACACATTATTTTCTACCAATGACGAGCAACTGCTGAGTCAATAATTGTATAAGAAACACTCTGGTATAgtcaacaaaatataatttgtaCCAATTTGCCATACAAATTATTCTAGAGATTTTGTCAATATAAGAACAGGGTTCAAACTGATCGCCTCTGGTTTGGAAGCCATACAACTTACCAATTGGGTGCCATTCTACCAGTTTTCTGTAATCAATCAAATCCAGCATGTTAAGCCACTTCCCTCCCAGTGACTGATAGAACTGAGATTTGGCATGTTACTTTGGCTACAATACAATTTTCTCCAATCTCATTATTTTTTGGCACATGAGACTTATTGATGTTGAGTAAAAAATGACCATTTTAAGAAAAAACCAGTCCACAATAAAAAGGAAATTATTTGTTTGAATCAACGATTCATTGATATTCTAAAATGCGTTTAGTCTAAGATAGACTCTTGGAATTTGCTgctaatatagatggcgctatataGCTCTGTACAAGATGCAGTCATTTTGGCTGTCGAAAGTTGACGGTTGTCAATTTAGTTACCACAAAACAtctacagcgccatctacatcaGTTGTCACACCTGAAACACGATAATTTCTTAGACTTTATATGTCTTCTACAATCATTAACTCTTTGGTTTGATTAAAAGCATTTACCCCTTACCGCATACGAagccatatatggcggataaatatttaactctattgacagctattaaagttcaaatttcaacaaatattttttattatatgcagTAAGGGGTTAAAAAAAGTTAACTTTAAAGTTCGAAATAAACGGTCATTATTTTTTTCACCAGACATTCCAACCTGAAACAACAGACATCTATGACAAAAAGAATATCCCAAGGTTAATATACTGTATACATGCTCTAAGTACCCATTTGTTCAAACTTGGGAAAGCACCTCTCATTCAAGATGTCTATGGAAAAGCTGTGTTTACAGGTAAAATAAATCTCTACATTTTTATACCAATACTTATGCGTTTAAGTAATACTAATACATCTACAATGCTGTtgcatatcttattttttcactCCATtgttcatttaattttttttttttttagatgaaGAACTTGATACAGTCTCCAAAGACCTACAAAGATGCGCGCACCCAATGCCTATGTTTCAAAAAATTAGTGGTATCTTATCAAAAAACAATGTGGATGATGACCAAGGCATGCATAAAGCTGTAATCGAACTAAATAAACTTTTGGACAGTCATAAACCAATTACTTCTGCCTTATTGAATCCACAACTCAAGTTAAAATATGTCCAAAATCGTCTCATGGACGAATATAAAAAGGTATTGAAGGCTGCTAAGCATGAAAAATTACAGGCCGCCCATAACCACTCCCTTAATGACAGCTACATCCCTGACGAGTATGACGAACTGCTTACCATTGTAGAAATACAAGGGCACATAACTGCCACGAATTACAAATTTCTATGGAAGAAACTATGCTCCACTTCAaatgataatgacatcaatAGCTTGCATAAAATCTTCAATGAATCTTGGGTGAAAGTAAAGGACTATAACCCAGACAACTTGGATTTCTATTGTGATGTTGTCAAAGAAATAATTGAAAGTAATAAAGATGTCGAGGTTGAAAGCATCACTAATTGGCACAAGATATTCCAGAATGTAATTAATGAAGGTAATAGAAAATCCATTGAGCATGGAGATCATAAAACTGCTATCGCGAAAGTTAATAGTGCTTTGGATGATGGTAATTGTGAAGACTTGTATAAAGCATTGACAAATCCTAATCTAGAACTAAATATTAAGGTAGATAAGTATGCAATCCCTCTTATGTTTGAAGAaatgaagttagagaagtttgAACTCGAGAAAAACTTGAATGAGAGTGAGATAGCCGCATCCGTGTCGTATTTAACGGCAATTGCAGCGGTGTCTCAGGCTGTGGAGAGGGGGGATGAATCGGCTCTCTGGAAGACATTGACTTTGAAACAGGTGCACCTCGAGGGCCTGAGGCCGCACTGCCGCCGCCGCTACCTCTCTGCGCTCATGACCGCGTTGCAGGTCAAAGTGAGGGAACAGTGTGCTTGTCCCTTGCTTACGTTAGAAGACATTAGGGACACTATTGAAATGGTTAATTTGGAGGATGATGACAATGAGGAATTAGTGGCAGTAATTGAAAGAATTAATAAAGCAGTATCTGATGACAATGTGGAGGCACTAATGCCTCTTCTAAAAAGTGCTTATTTGAAGATACCAGCCCCTTTACATAAAGAGGAGAAACATCTCTATTTAAGAATGCTGAagaaaaagtacctacataaagatTCACAAAATCTTTGGCTTGATGACATTGTTGACACTATAAATGAGGTGAATGAAGAGTCTTCAAAAGTTAAAGACTTGACTGATACTTTAGTTCAGTTAAACTCAGCAGTTTTGAAAAATAACGTTGATGAATTCTGGGAGGCTCTGTTATCGACTATTTTCTCTAATTTGATGGTAGACAGTGCATGTAAGAATGTATATTTTCAGACATTTACTAAAGCATTGAAAAAACGGGGTCACTATATCTGCCCATGGATAGTGTGCCACACAGATGCAGGGAATACTGTTTACATAGACATAGAGTCTTACACATACAGCTGGACCACCCCAAAAGACTTTGTTCCTTATGCGCGCTACTTCAGCAGAAAGGATGTGAATAGCCTTGTCgacaaaacaaataaacatcacATCAATAAGTACAAGCAAGTCATCATAGAGAAAGCAATCGTAAAACTTCAGGCATATTGTAGAGGATACTTGTACAGAAAGAATTTACATCAAAGGTTCAAGTTCTTCAATGATAATGAAGTTTCTGTTATCAAAATACAAGCATGGTGGAGAAGTATATTGATTCAAAGAAAGTATATGGCAATGATTAAACTGAAGACTATAGAGGCTAAATTGCGGAAAGAGAGAAAGCAAAATCCTATGGCTTGGTATAAAATCCAGGTAGGTAACCTACCTCTTCCATGCTAAACTAAGAAGACGTATTTCCATACTAGTTTCACTTACGGCTAAATGGCGTGACATGTCAGAGATTTTGATTGATATAATTGTAGATTTTAGGTATgatatttatacatttattttatcgtAATGTTTTCTTACAGGAGCACaagataataaaaattcaaGCTCTCTGGAGAGGTCGCAGAGCTCGACAGGCGTTTGCTTCATTGTTCCACTCTCCCAACCCGCAACTAAAAGTTGTCAAGAGATTCATTCCCTTACTAGACTTTTCGACTGAAGACTACGACCGCGAAATTGAACTCCAAAGTTTAAAAGCTGAAGTTGTGCAGTCTATAAGGAAAAATCAAGAGCTATCCAAGCAAATTGACGACATGGATTTGAAAATAGGGCTCCTGGTCCAAAATAGAATTGCACTACAAGAAGTCGCCGCGCACGGCTTAAAACTTAACAATTTGGTGAAACACAATTCCGTGACTAAACTTGTTTTACAAAATCAGGGCAAAGGTACTTTAATGACGGTTTCCACTGCTGTCAAAGGTTTGAAGTCTCTTACAAAAGAATGTAAAAGACTTTTAGATGGCTACCAACATTTGTTTTATGAGTTACAAACGAACCCCACCTATCTGTCCAAACTACTGTTCTGTATACCTCAAAACAAGACTAATTTCTTCGTGCAGAATGTCGTTTTGAGTCTTTATAATTTCGGGGCTTATCCAAGAGACGAATATTTGTTACTTAAATTGTTTAGATTTACTTTGGAGGAAGAAATAAGCTGCAAAGTAGTGAAACCCTTTGACATAATAGCGTCAACTCCACTGGTGCTCAAGATGGCAGTTGGCCTATCTAGACAGTTATCGGGATTAAATAGCCTGCAGACTATTATTGGCCCCCTCGTTGAAAAGATGTTGAAGGATAGGGATTTAAACATAGAAACTGGACCTGTCGAGATTTACAAGGCATGGAGGAATGAAACTGAAATGAAGACAGGTGAAATCTCGTAAGTAGCATCTCCAAATGCACTAAGCAGAACTGACTCCTAACATAATCTTATTTATTGATGTATGTTCAGTATGTTGCCATACGGGTCCAGGGTTTCCGTTTTAGCAAGTAAGCTATCAAGGGTACCTATTTGATCCAATCTAACAAAGTTTCAATCACTTCTTTCTTTTGTTACTTTACAAATTACATCGGGACTATTCGGGATGTAATTAGTTTGACTTTCAATATCcaatgattttttttccaataaattattcacaattatattatcttcTAGGAAGCTGCCTTACACGGTAACTCAAGAAGAAGCCCTAACATATCCCGAAGTCAAAACACGTCTTGAAAGTGCCCTTACCCAACTGAAATCCATAGTGACAATGTTCTTGGACAAAATTACCAACTCCACCGAACTGCTGCCTTTCTGCATCACGTACATGGCCCGAGTATTACATAGATCTTTGACATCGAAATTTCCTCATACACCTGAGAAGGATATTCTGAAGGTATTTATTCTGCATTTGTATAATGTGGACTTCTCAttctgtattgtattattaaaccATTGACCGTCAAAGACTTCAACAGGCGCGCACGATTACAGCTCAATATCAACCTTGGTGCATTTCGACAAGGTTCACTATGACGcgcacacgataggcgtggcgtaCAAAGATCGGGTACCTAATACGGCGGTAAAGGCGGTCTTTGCGTTGGACGCAGATCCGCAAGCCGCTCTGGTGAGCAAACGAGGCATCGGTATACGTGATAGAACTCTCTTCGGcgttaacccgtggagcgccctaaacagacacgtgtgctggtaactagtataggagttccatactacggtaattctggggcgctccaggggttaacAGGCGCGCACCTAGCGTCTCCTGAGCGTTGGTGTCTAGTCAACTCTAGGGCTAGTGCTCGACGCAACATTTGCGAAACTGCGccgcgacgccattttccatagcgctgactagacgccgacgctcaaaagacgctagtgtgggtgGCCCTAAAGCACACATTTGGCATATTAGGGATAGTCGAGTACTCCTTCAATATTAGTTTTACTGTCCTTTGTCCCTTTTTGTATAGAATTAGCACAATCATTCTTTGTTCCTGCATTATTTTTCAGGTGATTGGAAATTTGGTGTACTACCAATTCCTCAACGCTGCAATAGTGGCGCCCGACGCGTTTCACATTATCAACTTGCCGAACGGAGCTGGCCTCACTACGGATCAGCGGAAGAACTTGGCATCAGTGGCGAAAATACTGCACTTTTCAGCTGCAAAGAAAGGGGTTTGtgctttaaaatttaatatggcgaagctgcgatcatatataaccatggataccgcctttaggaacattaccgttcaaattctcgggccaaattagcacacatacacaattacgcctacattcaaataagacgacgcgtttacagagcctgtaatcaaagctggtaaacaaaataagagtcatctttattacactaatggtacatagctaagtgtagatgaaatgcatataatgtcaataactaccaatcagcgacattaatccgctaataaccttcttgctgtacgtactggccgctgagagttcgcggttcatatttgattggaatatgacttggacagggataggtttatgccttcgagcaacacggaagggaggcggcattcgcactatttcccctctgccgaggtacaagattagcacgtcaatctaatctagcgcgggtaataaaactagttgcacttggatttttcactagaccgagtctagacgcgcgcgtgaacactgctgcacaaaaatgcctgtttgctcggttttttgttgtaaaaaggggtcggggacatcaaatttacaaaaagaaagtgttacatttcacatgtaatattttttttacatatcatacgtttaattacattcaaacacaattattatattttagtctcatgtaattgttggatttatcgattttgctcgctcagtacaaattgcggatcggtcgagcgacaaatccgacttctcatctctcagaatacaataacatacttcaacgaaaatgtgttagtgtgcgtgtagtgagggggtaactgcacaaaagatccctatgggtcgaagtgtatccgcaagggcccccgaaaacaataagataagataagtgCGTGtagtgacacttgtcactcgtccgtacacaaaaagagatcgaggtttgcaagatttgtctttgacgtgtgtcattttctatgtatttgtgtcgtcattacagattggattttgtatgtaagtgtgtgagaagtgcgactgtgtgcacctttccccccgcgaaaaatggcagaaagatttgtacggtgagatatcgcttgggcccctcccttccgatgtgtcggaagccggtgttgctcgaaggtttatgccgtacagtgaagaaccagtcaaataattcacgtataataatttaatgcagattaaaagataactagttaaaatgttgttatgacatgacagactaactcaacataagtaaatatatcattgttgtataaatgtattccgctataataagtattttgtatattttattatcaatctgcatggcagtgcgaagtcacgttcaggtatagtctgtccgtttttctaagatcaagtacgccatagtaagtgtatggcgaacttgatcttagaaatcggactggctatacagtctgcaaaatttacatgggtacacgaatcgggtcaaaaatatttgaacaggcggagtcacaataaatccccactttcagttcagaatattttatatgtatatagccggtcaagcaagtttgtcagtagaaaaaggtgcaacatgaaaattttgtataggaccacagccgttcgcgcggttacattttctaaatttgccgctctcataatattttaaactttcgcgttttgaacacatattaactcacattatacgaaacgaaactgatttacgtcggtaaatcaaggtaattgaatataattcgcgttagacccgtctataatgtgagttaatatgtttgccgctcttttctactgacggaaatggcttgagagagaacctacatatatgtgacagtagagggtggattcaaatgatcaacattttcagataatgtgtgtatttgttaaattaattcagtgaaagcatgataggaaaaatgtatctacatataggagaccgggtatgattatctcacgggttatatctcatgaatagaacatattctagatattttgccaggcatccactcaatttcatgtctctctaattggacagcttttttccatagttctctgcgaatagcatcttgtgggaatctgaatggaaagtaatgtaaaatgacaataccaaatctgattattaatttgaaataactaggtagttttttttatagctccatctcatgaaataaaaaaggaaaatacaaatctgtaagaaggaatttattactacatttataattatatagaaaatacctaaaccaaacacaagttaataaaatagtctacttcatttagcataacaccatccctatcgctatcctcgcaatttaaaaagtcgtatgttgttatgaaagtcgtatgcagttgttacgttttagcttagcacggtagtattgaaaagaaatcgtcatgttttttccaaattctactgaacttatctgtttactacaagtgaaaagtgattccactgtccttggtatgaactaaaataacttctgcaccacttcacaacacatgaatatatttttaattacaaaaaaacgttgtttttataaatcaattaagccatttgtcactgactgtcatctcggtggtactgagattgccaatcgagcagtttgtaagtaccgcctatcgcggggtagtttgcgttgggtcataattgagcggacagaatacttccatgtatagcatttcgctgtggCGAAGAGTGTCAGTCTTCGCCATGTGCAAAGACTTTTATCTAAATACCAGATCACGACACACGCTTTTCattcgggtctctattgtttccaataaagttttaaatcataatgtattgtttgtccgcattttcgttagtcataatttggttttcctcagaaatgcgtaacttttcagggttgccataaaacaaacctaacctaacctagcctatctataggataactttacgaaaatcctgaaaagttaacggtttcagaattatgaatAATGATAATCTGAATCattattacattatgactttcaataattatgtcaaacaaagggatccgttTTCATTcgttatcaaaaaaatattaccatAACTATGAGAGCTCACGCTACTTACGTTATGCATATATTATGGACATCATTTTACGGTTTCTCGAGGTTAGACATAGCCAAAGACTATTCTGAATTTCTTAATCATATTTGCTCACACATCTACTCTTTTTCCAGTTCGGCGAAGAATCCAGCCATCTCCGTTGCCTGAACCCTTTCATAGTGCATTGCCACGAGAGGATGAAAGAGGTGTTTCGCCGCTGCTGCCGCGGACCCACGCTCGAGGAATACTTCTTGGTAGACGAGTATACTGAAGCCACATTGCTACATCACCcacatatttatattacagtCCAGGTtagtttttttgttatttttttttaagtggtgGTGGCCGAGTTAATATTACGTCCGACTTTTAATccggaggtcccgggttcaaatcctggctcgtaccaatgagcttTTTGGAatgtatgtacgaaatatcgttttatatttaccactagcttttcggtgaaggaaaacatcgtgaggaaacctgcatagatctgcgaagaaattgaaagatgtatgtgaagtccccaattcg
This genomic interval from Cydia splendana chromosome 4, ilCydSple1.2, whole genome shotgun sequence contains the following:
- the LOC134789914 gene encoding ras GTPase-activating-like protein IQGAP1, which encodes MISVLRENMEDIRIGKIDDCDTDMRKTGQEMDVIRQRTVAYEYLCRLEEAKTWMEACLKEKLPPTTEFEENLRNGVYLAKLGNFIAPESLALKKIYDIDQRRYKVMGLQFKHTDNINMFLQVLRKTELPVTFQPETTDIYDKKNIPRLIYCIHALSTHLFKLGKAPLIQDVYGKAVFTDEELDTVSKDLQRCAHPMPMFQKISGILSKNNVDDDQGMHKAVIELNKLLDSHKPITSALLNPQLKLKYVQNRLMDEYKKVLKAAKHEKLQAAHNHSLNDSYIPDEYDELLTIVEIQGHITATNYKFLWKKLCSTSNDNDINSLHKIFNESWVKVKDYNPDNLDFYCDVVKEIIESNKDVEVESITNWHKIFQNVINEGNRKSIEHGDHKTAIAKVNSALDDGNCEDLYKALTNPNLELNIKVDKYAIPLMFEEMKLEKFELEKNLNESEIAASVSYLTAIAAVSQAVERGDESALWKTLTLKQVHLEGLRPHCRRRYLSALMTALQVKVREQCACPLLTLEDIRDTIEMVNLEDDDNEELVAVIERINKAVSDDNVEALMPLLKSAYLKIPAPLHKEEKHLYLRMLKKKYLHKDSQNLWLDDIVDTINEVNEESSKVKDLTDTLVQLNSAVLKNNVDEFWEALLSTIFSNLMVDSACKNVYFQTFTKALKKRGHYICPWIVCHTDAGNTVYIDIESYTYSWTTPKDFVPYARYFSRKDVNSLVDKTNKHHINKYKQVIIEKAIVKLQAYCRGYLYRKNLHQRFKFFNDNEVSVIKIQAWWRSILIQRKYMAMIKLKTIEAKLRKERKQNPMAWYKIQEHKIIKIQALWRGRRARQAFASLFHSPNPQLKVVKRFIPLLDFSTEDYDREIELQSLKAEVVQSIRKNQELSKQIDDMDLKIGLLVQNRIALQEVAAHGLKLNNLVKHNSVTKLVLQNQGKGTLMTVSTAVKGLKSLTKECKRLLDGYQHLFYELQTNPTYLSKLLFCIPQNKTNFFVQNVVLSLYNFGAYPRDEYLLLKLFRFTLEEEISCKVVKPFDIIASTPLVLKMAVGLSRQLSGLNSLQTIIGPLVEKMLKDRDLNIETGPVEIYKAWRNETEMKTGEISKLPYTVTQEEALTYPEVKTRLESALTQLKSIVTMFLDKITNSTELLPFCITYMARVLHRSLTSKFPHTPEKDILKVIGNLVYYQFLNAAIVAPDAFHIINLPNGAGLTTDQRKNLASVAKILHFSAAKKGFGEESSHLRCLNPFIVHCHERMKEVFRRCCRGPTLEEYFLVDEYTEATLLHHPHIYITVQEIVDTHALLIEYQDVLAPDPRDRLNELLDDLGDVPSVAQLASRDVDSQFGDSVEENARLEVCLALVNKFQAPADDMTDLNKLFIKTKELCVAVLPFLNGEHLLEAICIGTTQEQQEQYAAKVKRRIYSGQARPDDAMTLREHIAKLRKNLQMLEDEGYVTREDGYQALVTSIALDLCNKGKYRQAQRRALATLTRTKQSLHEKTKYYEEKCKSYDEYIRSCLANLHAGKRSVHASLRRSGKDIQKLKSKLTIKYSGAKLLERGVLLEIDGLPPSQFKNVQFEITPTDHNGVFTVKGKFMGVEMDSIEVDIQDLLQKQYEGCAVMDMFGKAKINVNLLIFLLNSKFYGKS